The Nitrospira sp. sequence CAGCCCATACAGATGAGTTGAAATGTGCTGAGTTGTAAATTCAGGATCTTCTTCGCTCAGAATCCTTAAGAGTGAGCTGCCTGCTGCCGTGCTTTTTGGTAGCCCAAGACGAGCATGACTGCCCCAATCAAGACCATGGGTAGGGAAAGAATCTGACCCATGGTGATCGGTCCCAAGATAAAGCCCAAGTGTTGATCCGGTTCACGGAACAGTTCGACGATCAGTCGGCTGAGGCCGTAGCCGGCGATGAAGCTCCAAAATATCGTCCCAGGCGGAGTCGGGCGTCGATCGATCCACCACAAGGTTGTGAACAACACGAGACCTTCCAGTGTTGCCTCATACAATTGCGAAGGGTGGCGACATGCAGGGCCCCCGGTCGGGAAGACCATGCACCAGCTTACGTCGGTTGATCGACCGTACAGTTCGCCGTTGATAAAGTTCCCCAACCTGCCGAACCCCAAGCCGATCGGCGTGACGGATGCGGCCAGATCAGCGGCGATATAGGTCGGGATACCCTGTCGCTTACTGAACCAGATCAGCGCGATGATGGTGCCCAGGAGTCCGCCGTGGAAGGACATCCCTCCTTCCCAGACAGCGAGAAGTTTC is a genomic window containing:
- a CDS encoding prolipoprotein diacylglyceryl transferase — encoded protein: MPYPDIDPVIVALGPIQLRWYGLMYLIGLAAAYFLIQHKVARKELPIRKDQIYDMVVYAAFGVFLGGRIGYTLFYNFSYYSQNPLKLLAVWEGGMSFHGGLLGTIIALIWFSKRQGIPTYIAADLAASVTPIGLGFGRLGNFINGELYGRSTDVSWCMVFPTGGPACRHPSQLYEATLEGLVLFTTLWWIDRRPTPPGTIFWSFIAGYGLSRLIVELFREPDQHLGFILGPITMGQILSLPMVLIGAVMLVLGYQKARQQAAHS